TTTTGGCATTTTCAGCTTAAGTAGCTGCTGTCGTATTATAGACTGTTGTTTTGAAGATCCATGTTCTCTTCCTTCCTCCTGTGTTCCTTGCAAAAATGTAAGCAATTCCTGTGGATCTTACAAACCTTCATGCTCAAAACCTTGTGGGGGAGATCAAGGACAACAACAAGGCCCACAGGCTAAAGGCTGTTCATCTGTTAACGGTAGCTGCAGACAGTAAGGGGAGACCTTATCTGTTTACTTAAATTAATAGGGTAGTTAGGAAATAGACATACTTTCTAACTAC
This genomic stretch from Chlamydia pecorum E58 harbors:
- a CDS encoding small cysteine-rich outer membrane protein, whose translation is MKKAVLLAAIFGIFSLSSCCRIIDCCFEDPCSLPSSCVPCKNVSNSCGSYKPSCSKPCGGDQGQQQGPQAKGCSSVNGSCRQ